GTGGTGTGGGTGGCTGGGTGATTGGTTGAGTGATTGGAGGGAGGGGGCTCGGAGTTAGAAGGCTGGCTGTTCACGAATTAAAAATGTCGCATACAAACATTGTTTGTCAAGCAATTGGATTTTGTAAATCGTTGATAAAAAGAAGGAAAAGGGAGGAAAGAAGAGGGGAAGGAAAGAGAAAGAAGGGGGTGGGATCAAACTTTCATCAGCTCTGTTTCTTTGGATGCGACCATTTGATCGATTTTTTCGATGTAGGTGTCGGTGAGTTTTTGGATTTCTTTTTCGGCGAGTTTGACGTCGTCTTGGGTGAGGGTGCCGGCTTTTTGTGCGGCTTTGACTTGTTCGAGGGCGTGGCGGCGGGTGTTGCGGATGGCGACGCGGCCGTCTTCGGCGATGCGTTTGATGGTTTTGACTAATTCTTGGCGGCGCTCTTGTGAGAGGGGCGGGATGGGGAGGCGGATGAGTTTTCCGTCGATTACGGGTGTGATGCCGATTTTGGATTCTTCGATGGCTTTGCGGATGGGGTCGACGTTGCTGGCGTCCCAGGGTTGGATGAGGATGAGGCGTGGATCGGGGGTGGTGATGGCGGCTAGCTCTTTGAGCTTCATGTGGGTGCCGTAGGCGTCGACGGGGATGTTGTTGACGAGGTCGGCGGAGGCTTTTCCGCTGCGGACTGAGGCGAATTCGTCGTGGGTGACGGCGACTGTTTTTTCCATGTGCTCTTCGGCGTGGAGGAGGATTTCGTCGAGGGACATAGGCGGGCAAGATTTTTACAGCCCGTTTCCTAGCGGCGCGGGGACGTAGCGACAAGGCAAAAGCGCGGGGTGGGGACTAGCGGCCTTGCTCGAGGCGTGTGGCGAGAAATTCGGGGAGTCCGGCTTTGCGGATTTTGCGTTGTGCGAGGGCGATGTCGTAGGGGACGCGGCGGAATTCGACGGTGTTTTGCTCGGGGCGGTAGATGACGTAGCAGGCGCGTGGGTCTTTATCGCGAGGTTGGCCGACGGAGCCTACGTTGACGAGCCATTGGCCTGAGGAGGTGAGGACGTGCTTGGGGTCGCGGTAGATGGTGAGATGGGAGGTGCGCAGTTCGCAGACCATTGGGATGTGGGTGTGGCCGTGGAAGCAGCCGACGAGTTTTTGTTCTTTGAAATGTGCCATGGTTTCGGCCATGGTGTCGACGTAGTTCCATTTTTCTGGCTCGTGGAGGGAGGCATGGACGAGGATGAAGTCGTTCATTTGTCCGACGAGGGGGAGCTTGGCGAGGAATTGACGTTGTTCGCGGGAGAGTTGGCCGCGGGAGTATTCGAGGGCGAGGCGGACGGTTTCGCGGTGGTTGTCGAGGCGGTGATCGCCGGCGACTTCGGCGTCGTGATTGCCGAGGATCATGGGGCATTCGAGGTTGCCGATGAGATCGAGGCATTCGACGGGATTGGCGCCGTAGCCGACGACATCTCCGAGGAAGAGGTGCATATCGACCCCTTGTGATTCCATGTCCTTGAGGACAGCTTGGAGCGCCTCTAAATTGGCATGGACGTCGCTGAAGATGGCTATTTTATTCATAGAGACTATGGGGTCGATATTGTAGGCGGGAAAGGATAGATAAGAATTTGCTGCATGAATAGTAAATAAACGGGGGTGGGCCTTGCTGCGCGCGAGGCAGCTCGAGGGATGAAAGTAGGAGAGATAGGCGTCACTTGTGGATGATGGTGATCAGGCCGGCAATCATTAAGAAAGCGCCGAGGAGGGTTCTGAGAGTAATCGGTTCTTTCAAAATCAGAAAAGCCATGAGAATGGCGACGACCATGCTGCCTTTGTCGATGAGGGCGATGATCGAGACTTCGCCGTCTTTGAGCGCTTTGTAGTAAAAAATCCAAGAGAGAGAGGTGGTGAGCCCTGAGAGACCGAGCCAGAGGAAATGGTGGGCGGTGAGGGCAGCGAGTTGGCTTGCGGGCACGGAGAACGCTGTAAAGCCCATGATGAGGAGAAAGACAAAACTTGTGCGCACGGCGAGGCCGAGCTCGCCGGAGATGTCTTTTAGGCCGATTTTGGCGATCACAGAGGTGAAGCCTGCGAAGGTCATTGAGATTAAGGCGTAGAGTATCCATGTTTTCATAGCGAAAAAGCAGATTGAGTGTAGCTGTAGGGAGAGGGGAGCGGAAGGGATTTGGGAGATTTGTTTCCTTGATAAGCTGGCGTGTGTGCGGTATGGGAAGAGCGGATGATACGGTCGTTTGTGATGAGCGAGGGGAAGGTGGTGGGGCAAGATTTGGATGTGGATGCGTTGCGAATTGTGAGGGCTGATAAGGGTTTGCACATCTGGGTGGATTTGTTTCAGCCCTCAGAGAGCGAGGTGCGTGAGATTTTGGAGTTGCTTTTTGGGTTTCACCCGCTGGCGATAGAGGATTGTGTGGCGCCCAATCATTTGCCTAAGGTAGAGGACTACGAGGATTACTTGTTTTTGGTGATTCACGCGGTGGATTTTTCGAGGAAAGATAAGTTTACGACGACTGAACTTGATTTGTTTTTAGGCAAGGAATTTTTAGTGACGCACCATACTGCGCCGATGCGCTCGATCGCTTCTGCGATGGAAAGGCTACAGAAAAATGCAGGTCAAGCCGCGCGAGGTGTGGATCGGTTGATGCATTCGATATTGGATAGCGTTGTGGAACACTACAATCCAGTATTGGCCGAGATCACGGCAGAGATTAACGAGCTAGAGGAACAAATTTTTAGTGAGTCCAAAAAACCTGATGTGCGTCTTCTCCAAGAATTTCGAAAAGTCAAAGCGGAGACTAACGAGCTACGTCAGATTCTGCGTCCTCAGCAAGAGGTCATTGCGAGGCTGGCAGCAGGGGAGTTTAAGCTGATTCGGCCAGTTGTTTTGCCGTATTTTCGAGATATTCGGGATATGTTAGCCCGAATCGATATGGTGGCAGGGAATTTGCAAGATCAACTTTATTTGGCGATGGATGTTTATTTGAATCGCGTGCAGGCTCACACAAATGAGATCATCAAAGTCTTGGCCGTGTTGACGGCTGTGACGACGCCCGTGATGGTGATTGGCACGTGGTATGGGATGAATTTCGAGGGGATGCTGGAGCTTAAGCCAGCGATTAGTTACTGGATTATAATTGCCTTGACGATAATTTCGACGGTGGTGTTAATGTGGTGGATGAAGAAAAAGGATTACATTTAGTATGGGTTGGGCAAATAAGATTTATTACCTTGCCGTCATTATAGTCTGGGTGGCTGTAAATTTAAGCTGGGCAGAGCAACTCAACCTCGACGTCGAGGTGGAACGCAAACGCAAATCCGATCAAGATCAGTCTGACACTGCAGATTTTGACGACCGCCAGCAGTATATCCGTCTAGGTTTCAAGATAAAAAACAATGAGTTCGATGACCATAAAGGCATCAAAGCAAAAGTCTGGATCATTGGCGAAGCCTACGACAGTAATATTGTGGAGGAGAAAAACACTTTTGTCGTCCTTTCTAAGCATGAGTTTGACCTCGATCTGAAGGGCGGCGAGGAGACAGCTTTTGCTACAGACGGATACACCGTAAAATACGACTCTACACTAAGCGCACGCTACGGCGCGACGTATTATTGTTATGCACTTGAGCTTGTTAACGCCCAAAACCAGGTTGTCTTCCGTAAGACGGATAAGCCGAGTTTTATACAAGAGGAGGATTTCGAAAAACTTGACTCGCTGGGGATTCGTAAGGCTTTTGATAAAAAGTTGCGCCCACTGAAGGGCGTTAAGATTCTTTTTCCTGAGTAATGCTCGGCAGGCTCTCCTGCTATGCTCGTCCTTGGAGTTGAGACATCGTGTGATGAGACAGGGCTAGCTCTTGTAGAGGGGAACGAGGGGGAGATTAAAGTCATCGGATCGATTCTCAGCTCTCAGGTAGCGAAGCACCGCGCTTATGGAGGGGTCGTGCCAGAGCTGGCGGTGCGTGCTCATCTTGATGTCTTGCCTTCGATGACAGCACAGTTCATGGTGGAGAATCATGTATCTTGGGATGATCTCGATGCTGTTGCGGTTACGCGCGGTCCTGGACTGGTTGCCTCTTTACTTGTAGGATTGAATTTCGCACGAGGGCTTGCTCTTGCTACAGGTCTTCCTCTTTTCGGGATCAACCACCTTGAAGGGCATCTCTACTCGGCTTTTCTGGCAGAGGGGCAGTGGCCTGTATTTCCGTTCATCGGACTGATCGTGAGTGGGGGGCATACTCTCATCGTTTTAGCGGAAAAAGAAGACAGGCTTGTTCGACTTGGCGGGACACTGGATGATGCAGCTGGGGAGTGCCTCGACAAAATCGCGCGTTTACTTGGCCTGCCCTACCCTGGTGGGCCGGAGATTGAGCGCCGTGCCGTTGGGGGGGATGCTTTTCGTTTTTATTTTCCTCGTAGTTTTGAAAAGGCTGATACGTTTGATTTTAGTTTTAGCGGATTGAAGACGGCCGTGCGTTACTTCTTGGAAAAACAAAATCCCGATATCTTGCGCGATGCTCAATTTATTGCGGATGTTTGCGCTTCTGTGCAGGAGGCTGTGATGGAGATCTTGGCTAAAAAAGCTGTCCTGGCTGCACAACGTCATGACGTTCGACGGATTGCTGTGGGGGGTGGCGTAGCCTGCAATGGCCGATTGCAAGCTCTCCTCAGCCAGCTTTGTCAAGAGGAAGGAATAGTCTTGCATGTTACTCCCCCGGCGTTGTGCACGGATAATGCGATCATGATAGCTGGCGTTGGGTTGATGAAAATTCGCTATCAGGTTGCGCCGGATTTGTTTTGTGAAGCCGAGCCTGGGTGGAGCTTGCAGTGATTTATCAGAGTTGATTAGGGAATGGGAATTTGTTTAGGGTGTTGCATGTAGTTTTTGACAAACCCAGGTGACTCCCTAAGGTAGCGGAAGCATAATCCTACATCGCACTTTTATTTTATGGTTCCTTTATCTCAAGCTTGGACGGTAGCAACATACGTTATTAAGCAGAAACTTCGTGGGAATAGGTATTATCCGCTGGTTTTGATGCTGGAGCCACTTTTTCGATGCAATCTAGCATGTGCGGGGTGCGGCAAAATCCAATATCCTGAGCATATTTTGAATAGACGCCTTACTCCTGAGCAGTGTTGGGCTGCGGCGGAGGAATGTGGGGCTCCAATGGTCTCGATTCCAGGGGGTGAGCCTCTGATCCATCCTGAGATTGATCAGATTGTTAAGGGATTGGTTGAGCGCAAAAAATACGTTTATCTTTGCACTAATGCGCTTCTGCTTAAACGCAAACTGGATCTTTTCACACCGAGCCCTTATCTCACCTTTTCTGTGCACATGGATGGCCTGAAGGAGGAACATGACGAGGCCGTGTGCCGCGACGGCGTTTATGAAACGGCTGTGGAGGCCATTAAGGAGGCGGTGAAGCGTGGGTTTCGTGTGACGACAAACACGACGCTTTTTGAGGGAGCAAAGCCTGAGCGCGTTCGCGCTTTCTTTGATGAAATGATGCGGCTTGGGGTGGAGGGGATGATGCTTTCGCCCGGTTATTCCTATGAGAAGGCACCGGATCAAGAGCATTTCTTACCTCGAGAGAAGACAAAGAAGCTTTTTGCCGATATTTTGCGCAATAGGAAAAAGACGTGGCGCTATAATCTTTCGCCTCTGTTTCTTGAATTCTTACAAGGGAAACTCGATTTTGACTGCACGCCGTGGGGTTCGCCTTGTTACAATATATTTGGCTGGCAACGGCCGTGTTATCTTCTTCAGGACGGTTACTGTAAAACTTTCAAAGAATTGATCGAGACTACTGATTGGTCGCAATACGGCCACAAAAGCAAGAATCCTAAATGCTCCAACTGCATGGTGCATTGTGGTTTTGAACCTTCAGCCGTAGATTACACGTTTAGCTCGCTTAAGGGGTTTGTGCGGACGGTGAAGGCGACGCTCGCTCACAATTAAATGTGGATAGCCGCGCCTTTGGCTGCTAGTGCGGCTTCGGCGACCATTTCGCTGAGTGTGGGATGGGGGTGGATGGTGGTGTGGATTTCATCGAGTGTGGCTTCGAGCTGTATGGCGAGGGAAAGCTCAGCGATTAATTCGGTCGCTTCTGCACCGATAATGTGGGCGCCGAGGATTTCTCCGTGGGGCTCGCCGGCAATGAGTTTCACGAAGCCTTCGGGTTCACCGGAGGCGACGGCACGGCCTGAGGCGCGGTAGGGGAACTTTGCTACTTTGAATCGCAGGCCTTTTTCTTTGGCTTGTTTTTCGGTGAGGCCGATGGAAGCGATTTGCGGTTGACAGTAGGTGCAGGCGGGGGTGGTGGTGATTTTGTGCGGTTTTTTGCCTGGGATGAAGAGGCCTTCGACGGCTTCGATGGCTTCATGGGAGGCGACGTGAGCGAGCCAAGGTGGGCCGATGATGTCGCCTGCGGCATAAATAGTGGGGATAGAGGTCTGATAGCGGTCGTTGGTTTTGATGTAGCCTTTGGCGTCGAGTTCGATGCGGACAGAGGGAGCGAGGAGGCCGTCGAGATTGGGGATCACACCGATTGCAAGGAGCAGTTTTTCGGCGGAGAGGTTTTGAGGAGTGGGGGCGGAGAGTGTGACATTGACTCCTTGATCAGTGGGCTGGATGTTTTCTGTTTTGGCTTGGGTGATGACAGTGATGCCTTGCTTGGTGAATTCTTTTTCGAGGAGTGCGGCGACTTCGTGGTCTTCTTGTGGGACGAGTTGTGGCATTGCCTCGATGAGGGTGACTTTTGTGCCGAGGGCATTGTAGAAGTAGGCAAACTCGACACCGATGGCTCCTGCGCCAATGATGATGAGGGATCGAGGGAGGGCGGAGGGCAGCATGGCTTCTTTGCTGGTCCAGACGTTTGGGGCGTCTGCTGGGAGGCCAGGGAAGGGTCGCGGTTTGCAACCTGTGGCGATCAAGATGTAGCGGGTCTGGAGAATCGTCGGCGCTCCGCCTTGCTGGGGGGTGATGGTGACTTGTGTGGGGCTGGTGATTTGGGCGTGGCCGGCGATGTGGTGGACTTTTTTGGATTGGAAGAGGTATTCGATGCCTTTGGCCATGGTGTCGGCGACGGAGCGGCTGCGCTGGATGATGGATGGAAGGTCGATTTGTACGGTGCCGTTGATTTTGATGCCGAAGTCTTCGGCGTGGCGGATGTGGTCGAGGAGGTCGGCTGTTTTGAGAAGGGCTTTGGTGGGGATACAGCCCCAGTTGAGGCAAGTGCCGCCGGGTCGTTCTTTTTCGATGCAGGCGACGGTTTTGCCGAGTTGGGCAGCGCGGATGGCAGCGACGTAGCCGGCGGGGCCGCCGCCGATGACGACGAGATCGAAGGTGGATGGTTGGCTCATGGGGGGGTGCTTTGAGTGGAGAGGTTAGGAAGTTTGTGGGTCGTGGGAATAATATTTTTTTCCGATTTCGATGCGGGGTCGGCCGTTGGCGAGTCGCCAGCGGTTGGTGTCGCGGAGGGAGTAGATGCAGCCGCAGTATTCTTGTTGGTAGAAGCGCTCGGTTTTGGCGAGCTCGATCATGCGTTGGGAGCCGCCTTGTTTGCGCCAGTTGTAGGTCCAGTAGGTGATACCGGGGTAACGGGCAGCCGCACGGAGGCCGGATTGGTTAATCTGATCGATGTCTTTCCAGCGTGAGATGCCGAGGCAGGAGGTGATGATGGGGAAACCGTTTTCGTAGGCATAGAGGGCGGTGCGCTCGAAGCGCATGTCGAAGCAGACGGTGCAGCGGGCGCCGCGCTCGGGTTCCCATTCGAGGCCGCGGGTGCGGGCGAACCAGTTGTCGGTGTCGTAGTCGGCATCGACGAAGGGGATGTTGTGTTTTTGGGCGAAGCGGATGTTTTCTTGTTTTCGGATTTCGTATTCTTGGCGTGGGTGGATGTTGGGGTTGTAGAAGAAAATGGTGAAGGGGATGTGTGAGAGGCGGAGGGTTTCTATGACGTCGCCTGAGCAGGGGGCGCAGCAGGAGTGGAGTAGGAGTGGGCCTTGGGAGCCGTTTGGAAGGGTGAGGGTGGGACGGGGTGGGAGTGGTGGGGTGGGCATGGGGTTTAGTGTCGAGAGCTTCGTGTGAATTCGGGATAGGGGTCTTCGCCTAGGTCGGCCTGGTCGAGTCCTTGGTGCTCGGATTCGACTGGGACGCGTAGGGTGAGTGTGGATTTTAGGATGAGCCAGAGGATGGTGGCGGCCGTAAGACCGAAGATGAGGATGAGGAGGAGGCCTTTGAATTGTTGGAGGAGTTGGAGGGATGGGGGTAGGCCTGTGTCGGCGGCGATTGTTTTTCGGGCGATGTCGGATTGGAAGAAGAGGCCGGTGAGGAGGAGGCTGAGGAGGGAGTTGGAGCCGTGTGTGGAGAGGGTGTAGGTGGGGTCGTCTATTTTGAGGCGTTGCCAAAACCAGATGCTGAGAATGGTGATGAGGCCGGAGATGAGACCGACGAAGAAGGCGGCATGAGGGGCGACGTAGGTGAGGGGGGCACTGATGGTGATAGCTCCGCCGAGGGCGCCGAGGAGGGTGTAGCGGAGACTGGGTTTTCCAATCCAGAAGGAGCTGAGGAGGGAGGCGGATAAGGTGGCTGCGCTGATGCTGAGGGCGGAGTTGAGTCCAGCTAGGGCGATGATTTCTGGGGCTAGGATGTGGGTGGCTTTGCCGAGCCCGATCGCGGTGAGGCCGATGATGGTGAGGGCAATGCCGAGGGAGAAAAGGGGGAGGTTGTGTTGAGGGATGAGATATGGGCTCCGATCAGTGTAGTGACCGATGCGGGCGCCAACTATGATGAGGGCTGGTAGCGCGCAGACTGTGGGAAGTAGGTGGAGTAGGGAGGCTCCTGCGGCGTCGCGGAAGTTGCCCCAAAAGCTGGTGAATCCAGCTTCGGGGGGGTCGAGCATGAGGAGTCCTCCTCCCCAGACCCAGTGTCCTACGGTGGGGTAGATCAGGGTTGCGTAGAGGAAGGCGAAGAGGCCTGCTGCGGGGTAGCGGAGGCGTTCTGAGAGGGGCGCAAAGATGATTTGTGCTGAGAATGCTGCTAGGAGGGCGTGGAAGAGGAATTTGAGGAAAAGTGGAGCGGGGATGGTGGCTGCGGCATCGTAGACGCCGTCGTAGGGTGTGGGGTTGTGGGGATTGGCGGGGGCGTAGTTGGCGTTGCCGCCTCGCTCGATGAGGAGGGCGGGGGAGTTGTCTGTGCCGAGGAGAAACCAGAGGCCGCTTGTGCCAGTCCATGGTGTGCCATCGCTGAACATGACTCCCCAGCCGAGGGTCCAATAGCCGAGGATGGCGGCGGCGATGACGATGGATTGTTCGAAGAAGGGGTGGATGGCGTTTTTGAGTCGCATGAGGCCGCTGCGGATGAGGATGAGGCCGAGGGAGGCAAGGGCGACACCGAGTGAGGAGAGGATGAGCCATGAGGTGTTGGCACTGACGATGAGGGTGGAGAGGGTGGTGTCTGGGGCTGAGGTTTCGGCAGCATTTAGTGGGGTGATGGGGAGTGTAAATGTGAGGCTGAGGTATAGGAGCGAGGTTATGCTGCGGTGAGACATGGGGGATAGAATGGGTGGAGGAGTGGCTTTTTGCAACGATTTTTCGGGTGGGGGAAGGATGGTGGGAGGGTGGTGGGGATGATGATGGAGGTGGGGGAATTACAATGTCAATACGGGATATGGGATGTGGGTTTGTGGGGAGGTTTTTTTATTTTGAGTTGAGTGGTTTGGTGAAAAGTGAATTTTTGGTAGTAAAAATTGTGAATTTTGGGTTTTGGGGATTGAGTTTTGTGGCTTTTAGGTGGCTTTAGGGGGGATGTTTTGGAAAAATCTTGTGTGGTTTGGTGGTGTCTAAAATAAAAGGTTGAATTTTTTTCTGGATGTGTTATTACTGGAGTATGAATTGGGTCTTGGTCCAGCCTTTTCTTTTGGGATTGGTTGGGGTGGGATTGTTTTTAGGGGTGGAGTTGCGAGGAGAGGAGGATCTTGATCCGCTGGCTGTGCCAAGGGGTGGGGTGGTGATTGGCGGGGAGGCGGAGTTAAAGACTTTTGAAGGTCGGCATTTGATTCGAGCTGGGACGGAGCGTGTGGCTATTCGTTATGATGGGGGGTTTAATATTGGTGTGAAGGGGACTGTGGATGTGGAAGGCTTGCCTGGTGGCGCGGCGTTGATTCAGGATGCGAACGATAGGATGGAGGTGTCGCGGTTGTATGGTCAGCTTAATGCGAATGTGGATGTGATGGTGTTGAATCCGAATGGGGTTGTGATTGGGAGGGATTTTAAGGCTGATACACGGAGTTTGATGGTAGGGGCGTTGCAGGGAGTGGCTGATGAATTCATGAAACAGGATCGTATTGTGTTGAGTGGGGTGAGTGATGGGGCTAAGGTGGTAAATCATGGGGCGGTGTTGGGGAAGGATGTTGTCCTGCTGGCTCCACGGGTGGAGGATGTTGTTTCGGAGGCTGTGCGAGCGGAAGGGGAGCGGTTTGTGGTTCAGTTGAATCCTGAAAATGGTGGAGGTGCGGCTATTCGGATACGGTTACCGGATTCGTCGGGTGGGGTGTTGAAGACGAATCCTGATCAGATTTATGCGCGGGCTATGAATACGGAGAGTCTGGGTGAGGAGCGGGTGCGGGTTCTTCGTAATGGACAAGTTGTGGTGCGGAATGTGCCTGGTGGGAGAGCTTCTTCATCACGGGGGTCGAACCCGCCTTTGATAACGGTAAATCAAGTTTCACAGGTGCCCAGGGGCCTTGTGGATATAGGGGGAGAAAAGCTGCCTGCTTTGGATGTGACGGACATTCGCAGGGCTGAGCCAGTCGTGGTGGGGGGGGCTGTTGTTTCGAACCCGAGGCCAGCCGTGATGGGGAGAACTTTACCAGGACGGGTGGAGGAGATAGTGCTTGAAGCAAGTAGGGTGCTACCTCAGGAGGTAACTTTTAAGGAATTTCCAAGGCTTGATCGGCAGCAGGAGGGTAGGCGGTTTGAGAGACGCAGGGCTAAGATTAGGATAAAGGACAGCGAGATGGATTCGAATGATGATCGTGGCTATGTGAATGTAGTTCCGCTGCCTCCGAGTGTCGTCTTGGTGGAGTCTGTGAGGGAGCCGAATGCTCCTAAGATTCAGATTACTAATACGGAGATTGCTTTGGATAGGGAAGCGGAAGATACGGGGGAAGTCGTGGTGTTGCCGAGTGTGAGAGGGGCTGGGCGTTAGGCTTTGGGCTGGCCTGGGGTGGGGGCGCGTGGTTTTGTCAACTGGGGATCTCGAGCTTAGGAGCAAAATGGGGATTGCATGGGGATAGGGATTGGGGTGCGTGGTGGATCTTGTTTAGGTAATTCTCGATGTGATTGAGGAGTTGGGCTGTGGAACAACCTAGGTAGGGGTCAGGGTATGGGGATATGTTTTTTTTGGACAGGGTGAGGAGGTTGGCCGCAGGTATGAGGCGATTTTTTGAGAGATGGACAAAGGCGCCGGCAAATTGGATTAGGCCTTGGTAAAATTTGGCTTGGGGGGTGGCACGAGATTGTAGCCAGAGTTCTTCTAGAACATCGTGTGCTTCGTAGAAGAGGCTTTGGTTGAAACAGGCGAAGTAACCGAGGTAGTGCGGAGGCCATACAGGATGGTGGGAGTAGGGGGCGATTAGTTGGGCAATGCGGGAAGATTTATGTGTGAGAGCCATGGGCATAGGACGGGTGGTTAGTGAGAAGGGATTTTGATGCCTTTTTTCTCGAGGAAGGGGATGAGTTGTTGGATGTCGAAATCAGCCAGGACAGTGTCATCAATCCATAGGAGTGTAGGGGCTTTCGTTTGGCCTGAAATGTCGATCATGCGCTGGAAAGCGATCGGATCGTGACGAACCTCTATGCGGCGGTAAGGAATTTTGTGATGGCGAAGAAATCCTTCTGCCTGTATGCACCATGGACAGCCCTCTTTGACGAAGAGAATTGGAAGTGAGTCGGACATAAATTTTGGGTTGCTATTAGGTAGACAAGGCTGTATTAGAATCAGCGTTATGAAAAACAAACTCAAACTTTTTGTCATCGGATGCTTCACTCTCTTTGTAATGGGCGGAATTTCCCCAATTGAGGCAGCAGAAAAAAAGGAAGAAAAAGCTAAAAAGTCTCAAGAAGTATGTCCAGTGAGCGACTGCAAAAACAAGACAGACTGCAAAGATAAAAAACACAAAAGAGAAGCAAGAAGAAAAGCGGACTTAGA
This DNA window, taken from Candidatus Methylacidiphilales bacterium, encodes the following:
- a CDS encoding glutaredoxin family protein, with protein sequence MSDSLPILFVKEGCPWCIQAEGFLRHHKIPYRRIEVRHDPIAFQRMIDISGQTKAPTLLWIDDTVLADFDIQQLIPFLEKKGIKIPSH
- a CDS encoding metallophosphatase family protein, with amino-acid sequence MNKIAIFSDVHANLEALQAVLKDMESQGVDMHLFLGDVVGYGANPVECLDLIGNLECPMILGNHDAEVAGDHRLDNHRETVRLALEYSRGQLSREQRQFLAKLPLVGQMNDFILVHASLHEPEKWNYVDTMAETMAHFKEQKLVGCFHGHTHIPMVCELRTSHLTIYRDPKHVLTSSGQWLVNVGSVGQPRDKDPRACYVIYRPEQNTVEFRRVPYDIALAQRKIRKAGLPEFLATRLEQGR
- a CDS encoding DUF309 domain-containing protein encodes the protein MALTHKSSRIAQLIAPYSHHPVWPPHYLGYFACFNQSLFYEAHDVLEELWLQSRATPQAKFYQGLIQFAGAFVHLSKNRLIPAANLLTLSKKNISPYPDPYLGCSTAQLLNHIENYLNKIHHAPQSLSPCNPHFAPKLEIPS
- the lpdA gene encoding dihydrolipoyl dehydrogenase; amino-acid sequence: MSQPSTFDLVVIGGGPAGYVAAIRAAQLGKTVACIEKERPGGTCLNWGCIPTKALLKTADLLDHIRHAEDFGIKINGTVQIDLPSIIQRSRSVADTMAKGIEYLFQSKKVHHIAGHAQITSPTQVTITPQQGGAPTILQTRYILIATGCKPRPFPGLPADAPNVWTSKEAMLPSALPRSLIIIGAGAIGVEFAYFYNALGTKVTLIEAMPQLVPQEDHEVAALLEKEFTKQGITVITQAKTENIQPTDQGVNVTLSAPTPQNLSAEKLLLAIGVIPNLDGLLAPSVRIELDAKGYIKTNDRYQTSIPTIYAAGDIIGPPWLAHVASHEAIEAVEGLFIPGKKPHKITTTPACTYCQPQIASIGLTEKQAKEKGLRFKVAKFPYRASGRAVASGEPEGFVKLIAGEPHGEILGAHIIGAEATELIAELSLAIQLEATLDEIHTTIHPHPTLSEMVAEAALAAKGAAIHI
- the tsaD gene encoding tRNA (adenosine(37)-N6)-threonylcarbamoyltransferase complex transferase subunit TsaD; this translates as MLVLGVETSCDETGLALVEGNEGEIKVIGSILSSQVAKHRAYGGVVPELAVRAHLDVLPSMTAQFMVENHVSWDDLDAVAVTRGPGLVASLLVGLNFARGLALATGLPLFGINHLEGHLYSAFLAEGQWPVFPFIGLIVSGGHTLIVLAEKEDRLVRLGGTLDDAAGECLDKIARLLGLPYPGGPEIERRAVGGDAFRFYFPRSFEKADTFDFSFSGLKTAVRYFLEKQNPDILRDAQFIADVCASVQEAVMEILAKKAVLAAQRHDVRRIAVGGGVACNGRLQALLSQLCQEEGIVLHVTPPALCTDNAIMIAGVGLMKIRYQVAPDLFCEAEPGWSLQ
- a CDS encoding epoxyqueuosine reductase QueH, with the protein product MPTPPLPPRPTLTLPNGSQGPLLLHSCCAPCSGDVIETLRLSHIPFTIFFYNPNIHPRQEYEIRKQENIRFAQKHNIPFVDADYDTDNWFARTRGLEWEPERGARCTVCFDMRFERTALYAYENGFPIITSCLGISRWKDIDQINQSGLRAAARYPGITYWTYNWRKQGGSQRMIELAKTERFYQQEYCGCIYSLRDTNRWRLANGRPRIEIGKKYYSHDPQTS
- the frr gene encoding ribosome recycling factor, with the translated sequence MSLDEILLHAEEHMEKTVAVTHDEFASVRSGKASADLVNNIPVDAYGTHMKLKELAAITTPDPRLILIQPWDASNVDPIRKAIEESKIGITPVIDGKLIRLPIPPLSQERRQELVKTIKRIAEDGRVAIRNTRRHALEQVKAAQKAGTLTQDDVKLAEKEIQKLTDTYIEKIDQMVASKETELMKV
- a CDS encoding EamA family transporter, translated to MKTWILYALISMTFAGFTSVIAKIGLKDISGELGLAVRTSFVFLLIMGFTAFSVPASQLAALTAHHFLWLGLSGLTTSLSWIFYYKALKDGEVSIIALIDKGSMVVAILMAFLILKEPITLRTLLGAFLMIAGLITIIHK
- a CDS encoding magnesium transporter CorA family protein, giving the protein MCAVWEERMIRSFVMSEGKVVGQDLDVDALRIVRADKGLHIWVDLFQPSESEVREILELLFGFHPLAIEDCVAPNHLPKVEDYEDYLFLVIHAVDFSRKDKFTTTELDLFLGKEFLVTHHTAPMRSIASAMERLQKNAGQAARGVDRLMHSILDSVVEHYNPVLAEITAEINELEEQIFSESKKPDVRLLQEFRKVKAETNELRQILRPQQEVIARLAAGEFKLIRPVVLPYFRDIRDMLARIDMVAGNLQDQLYLAMDVYLNRVQAHTNEIIKVLAVLTAVTTPVMVIGTWYGMNFEGMLELKPAISYWIIIALTIISTVVLMWWMKKKDYI
- the hpnH gene encoding adenosyl-hopene transferase HpnH produces the protein MVPLSQAWTVATYVIKQKLRGNRYYPLVLMLEPLFRCNLACAGCGKIQYPEHILNRRLTPEQCWAAAEECGAPMVSIPGGEPLIHPEIDQIVKGLVERKKYVYLCTNALLLKRKLDLFTPSPYLTFSVHMDGLKEEHDEAVCRDGVYETAVEAIKEAVKRGFRVTTNTTLFEGAKPERVRAFFDEMMRLGVEGMMLSPGYSYEKAPDQEHFLPREKTKKLFADILRNRKKTWRYNLSPLFLEFLQGKLDFDCTPWGSPCYNIFGWQRPCYLLQDGYCKTFKELIETTDWSQYGHKSKNPKCSNCMVHCGFEPSAVDYTFSSLKGFVRTVKATLAHN